The following coding sequences lie in one Syngnathus scovelli strain Florida chromosome 1, RoL_Ssco_1.2, whole genome shotgun sequence genomic window:
- the bod1l1 gene encoding biorientation of chromosomes in cell division protein 1-like 1 isoform X3 has protein sequence MAGLPPGDPQLVSMIVNHLKTQGLFDQFRRDCLADVDTKPAYLNLKQRVDNFVSNHLSNHTWSPQLNKNQLRNNIRQLVLQSGMLEQGVDRIVAQVVDPKVNHIFRPQVEKVVDQFVSPGTSSEEPPTSSTETQVDAVIPQQASTSVPTSTAATDAMSILDAITSLNQEANIRSTEKGRKALDEPIEDGEQDMSLDEEEDRKTEEEEADQANLGEELRELEVTTVDAPDQMDIGKEISTDEIKMEEEEPRAEDQAEEKLKVGVKTSGKPSEEKQDEENYQAKQKAKERIKEEYSLDDSDLDGLSDITVSSVHTSDLSSFEGESEDEEPLSDSSEEGERAPDGENLDKREAGEEMGEEGKESKPRRKAYVHKPFLYSRYYSDSDDEVTVEERRRSAAKDKEERLLKRQQNRERMEEKRKMKAAQSEEQDQKKQKSSMSTGLKTPRAKEARKERKVLEKKVALSRMRKLDSRKEDEVTSKKKGEAGETSKKPEVKSTPLRSLHQKLVRNQSESSVPDERHRITSGSGGISEDLGDAKKFPDKSRTHAFILDLELGSQEALRQRSVGKFDRPPRKDRKEKERSMSEELPKLKLKQDKKSELQVNESQQKESMTARTSSDERSEKKPKVKNEKKMTSTKELKTSASEADEASAKRMRALSVDKDKSREKDKMKEKEKIKGVKITKSESKQALYHDSSGSSEDRPEVAQGVDSGKKKEKHGKDILKRSKSHSEDKPKLKTENKEKTKAEQPNKSLADSDKSPKRVKQAEKGKPMEKSKPREELKSHTASKMDKKTHSLDIRGASGAGKPEKEKKKEGPVKEQRRSSEEPVVKSAKKKADKKEKKEENHEGKKAPTEDKVDKSDMSVSTEAEETPMQATLSESAIVSSDGACEPFSDIAPEVETPVQEMPVVPPEADALLTLMDVCTSAMDARLHVAVGGEHGQLQATLQDADMKMKEAALTLLSMDPDSALSSAFMTHGLKEETEEPMPEENKQNPQEEASDFAYQTVKSEGDKLNLEEKSVDVFLLKEKSEMDAASDKPPLLPALQEKDSKPQDLSLNEKTQTGEKAADSALAENEAAPSDEHDAPVADNGTGNVEGNVAVHPCEAATLEHVDSPQVQTASDVDTLTRANADEILVMGQMDVGNAAVSSSGKLDLQKQDEEERGAQTVELCFPTGVVTEPNSGTEVAKQESESSGILEPEKNSEVSKKERGRGRPKRKLSNQNVAAVNECVGSDQDAKEPSSEETEQPKFVEVKTPRRGRSSKATEEVEEEPLKQLEKKEQTPGRRGRRPAAKGNAADRIEMKASLSDEPAAKKKRSAKNGEPQVGDEMIKNTSEEATAETSWADTKNTNEARTGISVETISEETLKSTGEETLEKTMDEAGKGTSEEAMQVADEQDSNGKSEEATTNTSVETIKDTSKETVEDSHEKATKNSNEEATTNVSEERTKDTNEEASKDTSEEASKHTSEEASKDTSGEAYKDTSEEASKDTSEEASKDRSEEASKDRSEEASKDTSEEASKDTSEKASKDTSEEASKDTSEEASKDTSEMATMETNEDAIMDAIDEYTSEEGIKDTHKETMKDTISTPKNEEPKEESSSEQKPNVVRGQVDEQQGSTPKKPARRGRPPKAAMALNDSDKKEKTAGEKEAEQNDEDEIGGVKDHDGKEKKGRATTRLASRLEAERNKPSKPSTRASRLSGKDETAAAARGTRSPGNAAKGARKLEASPAAVRTRGGQKPEEPPAKRGKRCSHVHN, from the exons ATGGCGGGTTTACCACCGGGTGATCCGCAGCTAGTGTCAATGATCGTCAATCACTTAAAAACTCAAGGACTCTTCGACCAGTTCAGGAGAGACTGCCTCGCAGATGTAGACACTAAG CCAGCATATCTGAACCTGAAACAACGagtggacaactttgtctccaatCACCTCTCCAACCATACATGGAGCCCCCAGTTGAACAAAAACCAGTTGCGTAACAACATCAGGCAGCTGGTGTTGCA ATCCGGCATGCTGGAGCAGGGTGTGGACAGAATCGTGGCCCAGGTGGTGGATCCCAAGGTCAACCACATCTTCAGGCCGCAAGTAGAGAAAGTGGTCGACCAATTTGTGTCACCTGGCACTAGCAGCGAGGAGCCGCCGACGTCCTCGACAGAGACCCAAGTGGACGCTGTCATTCCTCAGCAGG CCTCAACATCCGTCCCAACATCCACTGCTGCCACAGATGCCATGTCCATCTTGGACGCCATTACCTCGCTTAACCAGGAGGCCAACATCAGGTCCACCGAGAAGGGACGCAAAGCCCTTGACGAGCCCATTGAGGATGGCGAGCAGGACATGAGTCTGGATGAGGAAGAAGACAGGAAGacggaggaggaagaggcagaCCAAGCAAATCTGGGGGAGGAGCTCCGGGAATTAGAGGTAACGACAGTCGACGCTCCGGACCAGATGGACATTGGGAAGGAAATCTCCACGGACGAAATAAagatggaggaggaagagccACGAGCGGAAGACCAGGCTGAGGAGAAACTGAAAGTGGGTGTTAAAACAAGTGGGAAACCTTCAGAGGAGAAACAGGACGAAGAAAACTACCAGGCCAAGCAGAAAGCCAAAGAGAGGATAAAAGAAG AGTATTCTTTGGATGACTCTGATTTGGATGGCCTGAGTGACATCACGGTGAGTTCCGTGCACACCAGCGACCTGTCATCATTTGAAGGGGAGAGCGAAGACGAGGAGCCGTTGTCTGATTCTTCTGAGGAGGGCGAGCGTGCACCAGATG GTGAAAATTTAGACAAGAGAGAAGCAGGTGAGGAGATGGGAGAAGAAGGCAAAGAGAGTAAGCCTCGCCGCAAGGCCTACGTCCACAAGCCCTTTCTGTACTCCCGTTACTATAGCGACTCTGATGATGAGGTCACTGTCGAGGAAAGGCGGAGATCTGCG GCCAAGGACAAAGAAGAACGTCTGCTCAAAAGGCAGCAAAATCGAGAGCGAATGGAAGAGAAACGCAAGATGAAAGCAGCACAGTCTGAAGAACAAG ATCAGAAAAAACAGAAGAGCAGCATGTCAACTGGGCTCAAAACACCCCGAGCCAAAGAAGCCCGTAAAGAGCGTAAAGTTCTGGAGAAAAAAGTGGCTCTCAGCAGAATGAGGAAGCTCGACTCAAG GAAAGAAGATGAGGTGACCAGCAAGAAAAAAGGAGAAGCAGGAGAAACATCAAAGAAACCA GAAGTAAAATCAACACCATTGCGCAGCCTACATCAGAAGCTGGTGAGAAATCAGTCCGAGTCTTCGGTGCCTGACGAGAGGCACCGAATTACAAGCGGGAGCGGCGGCATCTCTGAAGATTTGGGTGACGCCAAGAAGTTCCCTGACAAAAGTCGCACGCACGCCTTCATCTTGGACTTGGAGCTGGGCTCACAGGAGGCTCTCAGGCAGCGATCCGTCGGGAAGTTTGACCGCCCGCCCCGCAAGGACCGCAAGGAGAAGGAACGCTCTATGTCTGAGGAGCTCCCCAAGCTCAAACTGAAGCAGGACAAGAAATCCGAACTCCAGGTCAACGAATCTCAGCAAAAGGAGAGCATGACTGCCAGGACGTCCTCTGATGAGAGAAGTGAGAAAAAGCCTAAAGTGAAAAATGAGAAGAAAATGACCAGTACAAAGGAACTGAAGACTTCTGCTTCCGAGGCTGACGAGGCTTCAGCCAAGAGGATGCGGGCCCTGTCTGTTGACAAAGACAAGAGTCGTGAGAAAGACAAgatgaaagagaaagaaaagatcAAAGGggttaaaataacaaaaagtgAGTCAAAGCAAGCACTCTATCACGATTCTTCTGGCTCCTCTGAGGATCGGCCTGAGGTGGCACAAGGAGTGGACAGCGGTAAGAAGAAGGAGAAACACGGCAAAGACATCCTGAAAAGGTCCAAGAGCCACAGTGAGGACAAACCCAAACTAAAAAcggaaaacaaagaaaagacaaaagcaGAGCAACCCAACAAGTCTCTTGCCGACAGCGACAAATCCCCAAAGAGAGTCAAACAAGCAGAGAAAGGAAAACCCATGGAAAAATCCAAACCCAGAGAGGAACTCAAGTCCCACACGGCATCCAAGATGGACAAAAAAACTCACAGTTTGGACATTCGTGGGGCCTCAGGTGCCGGCAAACCtgaaaaggaaaagaagaaggagggccctgtgaaggagcagaggagaagctCTGAAGAGCCTGTTGTCAAGAGCGCAAAGAAAAAAGCGGAcaagaaagagaagaaagagGAGAACCACGAGGGGAAGAAAGCACCCACAGAAGACAAGGTTGACAAGTCAGACATGTCTgtttccacggaggccgaggagACGCCAATGCAAGCGACACTCTCCGAATCGGCCATCGTCTCCTCTGACGGCGCTTGCGAACCTTTCAGCGACATCGCCCCTGAAGTGGAGACGCCAGTGCAGGAAATGCCCGTCGTGCCACCGGAGGCTGACGCTCTGCTGACGCTGATGGACGTGTGCACCTCGGCCATGGATGCCAGGCTGCACGTGGCGGTCGGCGGAGAGCACGGCCAACTCCAGGCGACCCTGCAGGACGCCGACATGAAGATGAAAGAGGCGGCCCTCACGCTTCTCTCCATGGACCCCGACAGCGCTTTGTCCTCCGCCTTCATGACTCacggactaaaagaggaaacagAGGAGCCGATGCCCGAGGAGAACAAGCAGAACCCACAAGAAGAGGCTTCTGACTTTGCATACCAGACTGTGAAGAGTGAGGGTGACAAATTGAATCTTGAAG AAAAATCTGTTGATGTTTTCCTCTTAAAAGAAAAATCTGAAATGGATGCAGCAAGTGACAAACCCCCCTTGCTGCCTGCTCTCCAG gagaAAGACTCCAAGCCACAAGACCTTTCTTTGAATGAAAAGACTCAAACTGGAGAGAAAGCTGCCGACTCAGCGCTAGCTGAAAATGAGGCAGCACCTTCTGATGAACATG ACGCTCCAGTTGCTGATAACGGCACAGGAAACGTGGAGGGGAATGTTGCTGTGCATCCTTGTGAGGCAGCTACTCTAGAGCATGTTGACAGTCCACAAG TGCAAACCGCGTCAGATGTCGACACGCTGACACGGGCCAAT GCAGATGAGATATTAGTCATGGGGCAGATGGACGTCGGTAACG CTGCCGTCTCATCATCGGGCAAACTGGATCTGCAAAAACAGGACGAGGAGGAGCGTGGTGCACAAACT GTGGAACTCTGCTTTCCAACTGGAGTGGTCACAGAACCCAATAGTGGAACAGAAGTGGCCAAACAAGAAA GTGAGAGCTCGGGCATCCTTGAGCCGGAGAAGAACTCTGAGGTGTCCAAGAAG GAAAGAGGACGAGGCAGACCTAAACGAAAGCTGTCAAATCAGAATGTTGCAGCAGTGAATGAATGCG TAGGTAGTGATCAGGATGCAAAAGAACCGTCATCTGAG GAAACTGAACAGCCGAAGTTTGTGGAGGTGAAAACGCCGCGCAGGGGACGATCGTCAAAAGCCACGGAAGAAGTGGAGGAGGAGCCGCTGAAGCAATTGGAGAAAAAGGAGCAGACGCCAGGTCGCAGAGGGAGACGTCCAGCAGCCAAGGGTAACGCTGCTG ATCGTATTGAAATGAAGGCCTCATTATCAGATGAACCCGCAGCAAAGAAGAAGAGATCAGCGAAGAATGGAGAACCTCAAGTGGGAGATGAAATGATCAAGAACACCAGTGAGGAGGCCACTGCTGAAACAAGTTGGGCGGACACAAAGAACACTAATGAGGCTCGGACCGGCATAAGTGTGGAGACCATAAGTGAAGAAACCCTAAAGAGCACAGGTGAAGAGACTCTTGAGAAGACAATGGATGAGGCTGGAAAGGGCACAAGTGAGGAAGCCATGCAAGTAGCAGATGAGCAGGATTCAAATGGTAAAAGTGAGGAAGCGACTACAAATACGAGCGTGGAGACCATCAAAGACACAAGTAAGGAAACAGTAGAGGACTCACATGAGAAGGCGACCAAGAACTCAAATGAAGAAGCCACAACCAATGTTAGTGAAGAGAGAACAAAGGACACAAATGAGGAGGCATCTAAGGACACAAGTGAGGAGGCATCTAAGCACACAAGTGAAGAGGCATCTAAGGATACAAGTGGGGAGGCTTATAAGGATACAAGTGAGGAGGCATCTAAGGATACAAGTGAGGAGGCATCTAAGGACAGAAGTGAGGAGGCATCTAAGGACAGAAGTGAGGAGGCATCTAAGGACACAAGTGAGGAGGCATCTAAGGACACAAGTGAGAAGGCATCTAAGGACACAAGTGAGGAGGCATCTAAGGACACAAGTGAGGAGGCATCTAAGGACACAAGTGAGATGGCTACTATGGAAACAAATGAGGACGCCATAATGGATGCTATTGATGAGTACACAAGTGAAGAGGGCATCAAGGACACACACAAGGAGACAATGAAGGACACAA TTTCTACCCCCAAAAATGAGGAGCCAAAGGAGGAGAGCAGCAGTGAGCAGAAACCCAACGTTGTACGTGGGCAG GTTGACGAGCAGCAAGGGTCCACTCCCAAGAAGCCGGCTCGGAGGGGAAGACCGCCCAAGGCCGCCATGGCCTTAAATGACTCAG ATAAAAAAGAGAAGACTGCAGGTGAAAAGGAGGCGGAGCAGAATGACGAGGACGAGATTGGTGGAGTGAAAGACCACGACGGCAAAGAAAAGAAAGGCCGAGCTACAACGCGCTTGGCATCTCGTCTGGAAGCTGAAAG AAATAAGCCCAGCAAACCTTCCACGAGGGCTAGTCGACTGAGCGGCAAAGACGAGACCGCAGCTGCTGCGCG TGGAACCAGGAGCCCGGGAAACGCCGCCAAGGGGGCCCGCAAACTGGAGGCCAGCCCTGCTGCTGTGCGAACGCGAGGAGGGCAGAAGCCAGAGGAGCCCCCGGCCAAACGAGGAAAACGCTGCTCTCACGTACACAATTAA
- the bod1l1 gene encoding biorientation of chromosomes in cell division protein 1-like 1 isoform X5, with the protein MAGLPPGDPQLVSMIVNHLKTQGLFDQFRRDCLADVDTKPAYLNLKQRVDNFVSNHLSNHTWSPQLNKNQLRNNIRQLVLQSGMLEQGVDRIVAQVVDPKVNHIFRPQVEKVVDQFVSPGTSSEEPPTSSTETQVDAVIPQQASTSVPTSTAATDAMSILDAITSLNQEANIRSTEKGRKALDEPIEDGEQDMSLDEEEDRKTEEEEADQANLGEELRELEVTTVDAPDQMDIGKEISTDEIKMEEEEPRAEDQAEEKLKVGVKTSGKPSEEKQDEENYQAKQKAKERIKEEYSLDDSDLDGLSDITVSSVHTSDLSSFEGESEDEEPLSDSSEEGERAPDGENLDKREAGEEMGEEGKESKPRRKAYVHKPFLYSRYYSDSDDEVTVEERRRSAAKDKEERLLKRQQNRERMEEKRKMKAAQSEEQDQKKQKSSMSTGLKTPRAKEARKERKVLEKKVALSRMRKLDSRKEDEVTSKKKGEAGETSKKPEVKSTPLRSLHQKLVRNQSESSVPDERHRITSGSGGISEDLGDAKKFPDKSRTHAFILDLELGSQEALRQRSVGKFDRPPRKDRKEKERSMSEELPKLKLKQDKKSELQVNESQQKESMTARTSSDERSEKKPKVKNEKKMTSTKELKTSASEADEASAKRMRALSVDKDKSREKDKMKEKEKIKGVKITKSESKQALYHDSSGSSEDRPEVAQGVDSGKKKEKHGKDILKRSKSHSEDKPKLKTENKEKTKAEQPNKSLADSDKSPKRVKQAEKGKPMEKSKPREELKSHTASKMDKKTHSLDIRGASGAGKPEKEKKKEGPVKEQRRSSEEPVVKSAKKKADKKEKKEENHEGKKAPTEDKVDKSDMSVSTEAEETPMQATLSESAIVSSDGACEPFSDIAPEVETPVQEMPVVPPEADALLTLMDVCTSAMDARLHVAVGGEHGQLQATLQDADMKMKEAALTLLSMDPDSALSSAFMTHGLKEETEEPMPEENKQNPQEEASDFAYQTVKSEGDKLNLEEKSVDVFLLKEKSEMDAASDKPPLLPALQEKDSKPQDLSLNEKTQTGEKAADSALAENEAAPSDEHDAPVADNGTGNVEGNVAVHPCEAATLEHVDSPQVQTASDVDTLTRANADEILVMGQMDVGNAAVSSSGKLDLQKQDEEERGAQTVELCFPTGVVTEPNSGTEVAKQESESSGILEPEKNSEVSKKQERGRGRPKRKLSNQNVAAVNECVGSDQDAKEPSSEETEQPKFVEVKTPRRGRSSKATEEVEEEPLKQLEKKEQTPGRRGRRPAAKGNAADRIEMKASLSDEPAAKKKRSAKNGEPQVGDEMIKNTSEEATAETSWADTKNTNEARTGISVETISEETLKSTGEETLEKTMDEAGKGTSEEAMQVADEQDSNGKSEEATTNTSVETIKDTSKETVEDSHEKATKNSNEEATTNVSEERTKDTNEEASKDTSEEASKHTSEEASKDTSGEAYKDTSEEASKDTSEEASKDRSEEASKDRSEEASKDTSEEASKDTSEKASKDTSEEASKDTSEEASKDTSEMATMETNEDAIMDAIDEYTSEEGIKDTHKETMKDTISTPKNEEPKEESSSEQKPNVVDEQQGSTPKKPARRGRPPKAAMALNDSDKKEKTAGEKEAEQNDEDEIGGVKDHDGKEKKGRATTRLASRLEAERNKPSKPSTRASRLSGKDETAAAARGTRSPGNAAKGARKLEASPAAVRTRGGQKPEEPPAKRGKRCSHVHN; encoded by the exons ATGGCGGGTTTACCACCGGGTGATCCGCAGCTAGTGTCAATGATCGTCAATCACTTAAAAACTCAAGGACTCTTCGACCAGTTCAGGAGAGACTGCCTCGCAGATGTAGACACTAAG CCAGCATATCTGAACCTGAAACAACGagtggacaactttgtctccaatCACCTCTCCAACCATACATGGAGCCCCCAGTTGAACAAAAACCAGTTGCGTAACAACATCAGGCAGCTGGTGTTGCA ATCCGGCATGCTGGAGCAGGGTGTGGACAGAATCGTGGCCCAGGTGGTGGATCCCAAGGTCAACCACATCTTCAGGCCGCAAGTAGAGAAAGTGGTCGACCAATTTGTGTCACCTGGCACTAGCAGCGAGGAGCCGCCGACGTCCTCGACAGAGACCCAAGTGGACGCTGTCATTCCTCAGCAGG CCTCAACATCCGTCCCAACATCCACTGCTGCCACAGATGCCATGTCCATCTTGGACGCCATTACCTCGCTTAACCAGGAGGCCAACATCAGGTCCACCGAGAAGGGACGCAAAGCCCTTGACGAGCCCATTGAGGATGGCGAGCAGGACATGAGTCTGGATGAGGAAGAAGACAGGAAGacggaggaggaagaggcagaCCAAGCAAATCTGGGGGAGGAGCTCCGGGAATTAGAGGTAACGACAGTCGACGCTCCGGACCAGATGGACATTGGGAAGGAAATCTCCACGGACGAAATAAagatggaggaggaagagccACGAGCGGAAGACCAGGCTGAGGAGAAACTGAAAGTGGGTGTTAAAACAAGTGGGAAACCTTCAGAGGAGAAACAGGACGAAGAAAACTACCAGGCCAAGCAGAAAGCCAAAGAGAGGATAAAAGAAG AGTATTCTTTGGATGACTCTGATTTGGATGGCCTGAGTGACATCACGGTGAGTTCCGTGCACACCAGCGACCTGTCATCATTTGAAGGGGAGAGCGAAGACGAGGAGCCGTTGTCTGATTCTTCTGAGGAGGGCGAGCGTGCACCAGATG GTGAAAATTTAGACAAGAGAGAAGCAGGTGAGGAGATGGGAGAAGAAGGCAAAGAGAGTAAGCCTCGCCGCAAGGCCTACGTCCACAAGCCCTTTCTGTACTCCCGTTACTATAGCGACTCTGATGATGAGGTCACTGTCGAGGAAAGGCGGAGATCTGCG GCCAAGGACAAAGAAGAACGTCTGCTCAAAAGGCAGCAAAATCGAGAGCGAATGGAAGAGAAACGCAAGATGAAAGCAGCACAGTCTGAAGAACAAG ATCAGAAAAAACAGAAGAGCAGCATGTCAACTGGGCTCAAAACACCCCGAGCCAAAGAAGCCCGTAAAGAGCGTAAAGTTCTGGAGAAAAAAGTGGCTCTCAGCAGAATGAGGAAGCTCGACTCAAG GAAAGAAGATGAGGTGACCAGCAAGAAAAAAGGAGAAGCAGGAGAAACATCAAAGAAACCA GAAGTAAAATCAACACCATTGCGCAGCCTACATCAGAAGCTGGTGAGAAATCAGTCCGAGTCTTCGGTGCCTGACGAGAGGCACCGAATTACAAGCGGGAGCGGCGGCATCTCTGAAGATTTGGGTGACGCCAAGAAGTTCCCTGACAAAAGTCGCACGCACGCCTTCATCTTGGACTTGGAGCTGGGCTCACAGGAGGCTCTCAGGCAGCGATCCGTCGGGAAGTTTGACCGCCCGCCCCGCAAGGACCGCAAGGAGAAGGAACGCTCTATGTCTGAGGAGCTCCCCAAGCTCAAACTGAAGCAGGACAAGAAATCCGAACTCCAGGTCAACGAATCTCAGCAAAAGGAGAGCATGACTGCCAGGACGTCCTCTGATGAGAGAAGTGAGAAAAAGCCTAAAGTGAAAAATGAGAAGAAAATGACCAGTACAAAGGAACTGAAGACTTCTGCTTCCGAGGCTGACGAGGCTTCAGCCAAGAGGATGCGGGCCCTGTCTGTTGACAAAGACAAGAGTCGTGAGAAAGACAAgatgaaagagaaagaaaagatcAAAGGggttaaaataacaaaaagtgAGTCAAAGCAAGCACTCTATCACGATTCTTCTGGCTCCTCTGAGGATCGGCCTGAGGTGGCACAAGGAGTGGACAGCGGTAAGAAGAAGGAGAAACACGGCAAAGACATCCTGAAAAGGTCCAAGAGCCACAGTGAGGACAAACCCAAACTAAAAAcggaaaacaaagaaaagacaaaagcaGAGCAACCCAACAAGTCTCTTGCCGACAGCGACAAATCCCCAAAGAGAGTCAAACAAGCAGAGAAAGGAAAACCCATGGAAAAATCCAAACCCAGAGAGGAACTCAAGTCCCACACGGCATCCAAGATGGACAAAAAAACTCACAGTTTGGACATTCGTGGGGCCTCAGGTGCCGGCAAACCtgaaaaggaaaagaagaaggagggccctgtgaaggagcagaggagaagctCTGAAGAGCCTGTTGTCAAGAGCGCAAAGAAAAAAGCGGAcaagaaagagaagaaagagGAGAACCACGAGGGGAAGAAAGCACCCACAGAAGACAAGGTTGACAAGTCAGACATGTCTgtttccacggaggccgaggagACGCCAATGCAAGCGACACTCTCCGAATCGGCCATCGTCTCCTCTGACGGCGCTTGCGAACCTTTCAGCGACATCGCCCCTGAAGTGGAGACGCCAGTGCAGGAAATGCCCGTCGTGCCACCGGAGGCTGACGCTCTGCTGACGCTGATGGACGTGTGCACCTCGGCCATGGATGCCAGGCTGCACGTGGCGGTCGGCGGAGAGCACGGCCAACTCCAGGCGACCCTGCAGGACGCCGACATGAAGATGAAAGAGGCGGCCCTCACGCTTCTCTCCATGGACCCCGACAGCGCTTTGTCCTCCGCCTTCATGACTCacggactaaaagaggaaacagAGGAGCCGATGCCCGAGGAGAACAAGCAGAACCCACAAGAAGAGGCTTCTGACTTTGCATACCAGACTGTGAAGAGTGAGGGTGACAAATTGAATCTTGAAG AAAAATCTGTTGATGTTTTCCTCTTAAAAGAAAAATCTGAAATGGATGCAGCAAGTGACAAACCCCCCTTGCTGCCTGCTCTCCAG gagaAAGACTCCAAGCCACAAGACCTTTCTTTGAATGAAAAGACTCAAACTGGAGAGAAAGCTGCCGACTCAGCGCTAGCTGAAAATGAGGCAGCACCTTCTGATGAACATG ACGCTCCAGTTGCTGATAACGGCACAGGAAACGTGGAGGGGAATGTTGCTGTGCATCCTTGTGAGGCAGCTACTCTAGAGCATGTTGACAGTCCACAAG TGCAAACCGCGTCAGATGTCGACACGCTGACACGGGCCAAT GCAGATGAGATATTAGTCATGGGGCAGATGGACGTCGGTAACG CTGCCGTCTCATCATCGGGCAAACTGGATCTGCAAAAACAGGACGAGGAGGAGCGTGGTGCACAAACT GTGGAACTCTGCTTTCCAACTGGAGTGGTCACAGAACCCAATAGTGGAACAGAAGTGGCCAAACAAGAAA GTGAGAGCTCGGGCATCCTTGAGCCGGAGAAGAACTCTGAGGTGTCCAAGAAG CAGGAAAGAGGACGAGGCAGACCTAAACGAAAGCTGTCAAATCAGAATGTTGCAGCAGTGAATGAATGCG TAGGTAGTGATCAGGATGCAAAAGAACCGTCATCTGAG GAAACTGAACAGCCGAAGTTTGTGGAGGTGAAAACGCCGCGCAGGGGACGATCGTCAAAAGCCACGGAAGAAGTGGAGGAGGAGCCGCTGAAGCAATTGGAGAAAAAGGAGCAGACGCCAGGTCGCAGAGGGAGACGTCCAGCAGCCAAGGGTAACGCTGCTG ATCGTATTGAAATGAAGGCCTCATTATCAGATGAACCCGCAGCAAAGAAGAAGAGATCAGCGAAGAATGGAGAACCTCAAGTGGGAGATGAAATGATCAAGAACACCAGTGAGGAGGCCACTGCTGAAACAAGTTGGGCGGACACAAAGAACACTAATGAGGCTCGGACCGGCATAAGTGTGGAGACCATAAGTGAAGAAACCCTAAAGAGCACAGGTGAAGAGACTCTTGAGAAGACAATGGATGAGGCTGGAAAGGGCACAAGTGAGGAAGCCATGCAAGTAGCAGATGAGCAGGATTCAAATGGTAAAAGTGAGGAAGCGACTACAAATACGAGCGTGGAGACCATCAAAGACACAAGTAAGGAAACAGTAGAGGACTCACATGAGAAGGCGACCAAGAACTCAAATGAAGAAGCCACAACCAATGTTAGTGAAGAGAGAACAAAGGACACAAATGAGGAGGCATCTAAGGACACAAGTGAGGAGGCATCTAAGCACACAAGTGAAGAGGCATCTAAGGATACAAGTGGGGAGGCTTATAAGGATACAAGTGAGGAGGCATCTAAGGATACAAGTGAGGAGGCATCTAAGGACAGAAGTGAGGAGGCATCTAAGGACAGAAGTGAGGAGGCATCTAAGGACACAAGTGAGGAGGCATCTAAGGACACAAGTGAGAAGGCATCTAAGGACACAAGTGAGGAGGCATCTAAGGACACAAGTGAGGAGGCATCTAAGGACACAAGTGAGATGGCTACTATGGAAACAAATGAGGACGCCATAATGGATGCTATTGATGAGTACACAAGTGAAGAGGGCATCAAGGACACACACAAGGAGACAATGAAGGACACAA TTTCTACCCCCAAAAATGAGGAGCCAAAGGAGGAGAGCAGCAGTGAGCAGAAACCCAACGTT GTTGACGAGCAGCAAGGGTCCACTCCCAAGAAGCCGGCTCGGAGGGGAAGACCGCCCAAGGCCGCCATGGCCTTAAATGACTCAG ATAAAAAAGAGAAGACTGCAGGTGAAAAGGAGGCGGAGCAGAATGACGAGGACGAGATTGGTGGAGTGAAAGACCACGACGGCAAAGAAAAGAAAGGCCGAGCTACAACGCGCTTGGCATCTCGTCTGGAAGCTGAAAG AAATAAGCCCAGCAAACCTTCCACGAGGGCTAGTCGACTGAGCGGCAAAGACGAGACCGCAGCTGCTGCGCG TGGAACCAGGAGCCCGGGAAACGCCGCCAAGGGGGCCCGCAAACTGGAGGCCAGCCCTGCTGCTGTGCGAACGCGAGGAGGGCAGAAGCCAGAGGAGCCCCCGGCCAAACGAGGAAAACGCTGCTCTCACGTACACAATTAA